One part of the Acidobacteriota bacterium genome encodes these proteins:
- the hflX gene encoding GTPase HflX, with protein sequence MVGLRFGARRRDATERSLEELAGLVAAAGAEVVLHTLQERSRPDPACFLGRGKVRQLAAACDELDVDLMVVDAELSPGQSRNLEQDLGRRVIDRTQIILDIFASRARTREGRLQVELAQLRYLLPRLAGVGASLSRLGAGIGTRGPGETKLETDRRRIRRRIDRLTRDLDRVRGRRGRLRERRRKHSTPTVALVGYTNAGKSSLFNRLTDGEAPSSDALFVTLDPLLRPLRLPDRRTVLVADTVGFIDRLPHTLVAAFRATLEEVAEADLLLHVIDASHPDREARAAAVTRVLAEVGAADRARQLVFNKSDLIDAETAQRLREFHPDALLVSARTGEGRDLLVRAVTATLGLDTRRVRLRFDERLDRDRRRISDVYRLGRVLRHEQEGGTVSMEVEGPVAVVERWRRDGWGREPQCS encoded by the coding sequence ATAGTCGGTCTCCGCTTCGGAGCCCGTCGCCGCGACGCCACCGAGCGTTCCCTGGAAGAGCTTGCCGGGCTCGTGGCCGCCGCCGGCGCCGAGGTGGTTCTCCATACCCTTCAGGAGCGCTCCAGGCCGGATCCGGCCTGCTTCCTCGGCCGCGGCAAGGTGCGCCAGCTCGCCGCGGCGTGCGACGAACTCGACGTGGACCTGATGGTCGTCGATGCGGAGCTCAGCCCGGGTCAGTCCCGGAACCTCGAGCAGGATCTCGGTCGACGCGTGATCGACAGGACGCAGATCATTCTCGACATCTTCGCCTCCCGCGCCCGAACCCGGGAGGGCCGGCTGCAGGTGGAGCTGGCGCAGCTCCGCTACCTGTTGCCGCGTCTTGCCGGCGTGGGCGCCTCCCTCTCCCGTCTCGGGGCGGGCATCGGGACCCGCGGTCCGGGCGAGACCAAGCTCGAAACCGATCGGCGGCGCATCCGGCGGCGCATCGACCGCCTGACACGCGACCTCGATCGCGTGCGCGGCCGGCGCGGGCGCTTGCGCGAGCGGCGCCGAAAGCACTCCACCCCAACGGTGGCGCTCGTCGGCTATACCAACGCCGGGAAGAGTTCGCTCTTCAATCGGTTGACGGATGGCGAGGCGCCGTCGTCGGACGCGCTGTTCGTCACTCTCGATCCCCTGCTGCGGCCCCTGCGCTTGCCGGATCGACGCACCGTTCTCGTCGCGGACACGGTCGGATTCATCGACCGGCTGCCCCATACCCTGGTGGCGGCGTTCCGGGCGACCCTGGAGGAGGTGGCGGAGGCCGATCTCCTTCTGCATGTCATCGATGCGAGCCATCCGGACCGGGAGGCGCGCGCCGCCGCGGTGACTCGCGTCCTGGCCGAGGTGGGCGCCGCCGATCGGGCGAGGCAACTCGTCTTCAACAAGAGCGACCTGATCGATGCGGAGACCGCACAACGGCTCCGAGAATTCCACCCCGACGCGCTGCTGGTGTCCGCCCGCACCGGCGAGGGGCGGGACCTCCTGGTCCGCGCCGTCACCGCGACGCTCGGCCTCGACACCCGGCGCGTCCGTCTCCGCTTCGACGAACGCCTCGACCGCGACCGGCGGCGGATCTCCGACGTCTATCGCCTCGGCCGCGTTCTCCGCCACGAACAGGAGGGAGGGACCGTGTCGATGGAGGTGGAGGGTCCGGTGGCCGTCGTGGAGCGCTGGCGCCGCGACGGCTGGGGGCGGGAGCCTCAGTGTTCCTGA
- a CDS encoding acyl-CoA carboxylase subunit beta: MPPSVPAESRVDSVDDRRAEAHLGGGQERIDAQHARGKLTARERLDALLDDGTFEELAPYVEHRHETFGLDRQRHPGDGVVTGFGQIDGRRVALFSQDFTVLGGSFSETQALKVGRLLEAATASGLPIIALFDSVGARIQEGVWSLAGFGDLFWRNTQASGVVPQISVMLGPCAGGAVYSPGLTDFVIMARGSSYMFITGPDVIRTVTGEQVDVETLGGADTHAATSGVAHLVADDEESAFVLTRKLLGYLPSNNADDPPAAEPDDSIEPDGAALDDLIPASAEVAYDVREAIELIADRGSFLEVHADFAPNAVVGFARIEGHVVAFVANQPSHLAGVLDIDASDKISRFIRFADAFNIPLVTLVDCPGFLPGASQEQQGIIRHGAKIVYAYSEATVPKVSVVLRKAYGGAYIVMSSKMIRTDVCLAWPTAEVAVMGAKGAVSILYARQLKQAASDAEREAKRATLEDEFQQQFNSPFVAAAAGHIDDVIHPRETRARIATALAYLRDKQTQSLPKKHGNIPL, encoded by the coding sequence ATGCCGCCGAGCGTGCCGGCGGAGTCCAGAGTCGACTCGGTTGACGACCGCCGCGCCGAAGCGCACCTCGGGGGCGGCCAGGAACGAATCGACGCGCAACATGCCCGCGGCAAGCTGACCGCGCGCGAGCGGCTCGACGCACTGCTCGACGACGGCACGTTCGAGGAGCTCGCCCCTTATGTCGAGCACCGCCACGAAACCTTCGGGCTCGACCGCCAGCGCCACCCCGGCGATGGAGTCGTGACCGGCTTCGGGCAGATCGACGGCCGGCGCGTCGCCCTCTTCTCCCAGGACTTCACGGTCCTGGGCGGATCGTTCTCCGAGACGCAAGCACTCAAGGTGGGAAGACTGCTCGAAGCGGCAACCGCCAGCGGCCTGCCGATCATTGCGCTGTTCGATTCGGTCGGTGCACGAATCCAGGAGGGCGTCTGGAGCCTCGCCGGGTTCGGCGACCTCTTCTGGCGCAATACCCAGGCGAGCGGCGTCGTGCCGCAGATCAGCGTGATGCTCGGCCCGTGCGCGGGTGGCGCGGTCTACTCGCCCGGCCTGACCGACTTCGTGATCATGGCGCGGGGCAGCAGCTACATGTTCATCACCGGTCCGGACGTCATCCGTACCGTGACCGGCGAGCAGGTGGACGTCGAAACGCTCGGCGGCGCCGATACTCACGCCGCCACCTCGGGGGTTGCCCACCTGGTGGCGGACGACGAGGAATCCGCGTTCGTCCTGACGCGGAAGCTGCTCGGCTACCTCCCGTCGAACAACGCGGACGATCCTCCGGCGGCGGAACCGGACGATTCGATCGAGCCGGATGGCGCGGCGCTCGACGATCTGATCCCCGCATCGGCCGAAGTCGCCTACGACGTGCGGGAAGCCATCGAGCTGATCGCCGACCGTGGCTCGTTCCTGGAGGTGCACGCCGACTTCGCCCCGAACGCGGTGGTCGGATTTGCGCGGATCGAGGGACACGTCGTCGCGTTCGTCGCGAATCAGCCGTCGCACCTTGCCGGCGTGCTCGACATCGATGCCTCCGACAAGATCTCGCGGTTCATCCGCTTCGCCGATGCGTTCAATATCCCGCTCGTGACGCTGGTGGACTGCCCCGGCTTCCTGCCCGGTGCCAGCCAGGAACAGCAGGGAATCATCCGGCACGGCGCCAAGATCGTCTACGCCTACTCCGAAGCGACCGTGCCGAAGGTGTCGGTCGTGCTGCGCAAGGCCTACGGCGGCGCCTACATCGTGATGAGCAGCAAGATGATCCGGACCGACGTCTGCCTCGCGTGGCCGACCGCGGAGGTTGCCGTGATGGGCGCCAAGGGCGCCGTCAGCATCCTGTACGCGCGCCAACTGAAGCAGGCGGCGTCGGACGCCGAGCGCGAAGCGAAGCGCGCGACGCTCGAGGACGAGTTCCAGCAGCAGTTCAACTCCCCCTTTGTCGCCGCCGCCGCCGGGCACATCGACGACGTCATCCACCCGCGCGAGACCCGGGCGAGGATAGCCACCGCGCTGGCCTATCTCCGCGACAAGCAGACCCAGTCGCTGCCGAAGAAGCATGGCAACATCCCGCTCTGA